In one Macaca nemestrina isolate mMacNem1 chromosome 2, mMacNem.hap1, whole genome shotgun sequence genomic region, the following are encoded:
- the LOC105469946 gene encoding fas apoptotic inhibitory molecule 1 isoform X4 produces the protein MTDLVAVWDVALSDGVHKIEFEHGTTSGKRVVYVDGKEEIRKDWMFKLVGRETFCVGAAKTKATINIDAISGFAYEYTLEINGKSLKKYMENRSKTTNTWVLHMDGENFRIVLEKDTMDVWCNGKKLETAGEFVDDGTETHFSLGNHDCYIKAVSSGKRKEGIIHTLIVDNREIPEIAS, from the exons ATGACAGACCTCGTAGCTGTCTGGGATGTTGCTTTAAGTGACGGAGTCCACAAGATTGAATTTGAACATGGGACTACATCAGGCAAACGAGTAGTATATGTAGATGGAAAG GAAGAGATAAGGAAAGATTGGATGTTCAAATTAGTGGGCAGAGAAACATTCTGTGTTGGAGCTGCGAAGACAAAAGCGACCATAAATATAGATGCTATCAGTGGCTTTGCTTATGAATATACTCTGGAAATTAATGGGAAGAGTCTTAAGAAGTATATGGAGAACAGATCAAAAACCACCAATACTTGGGTATTACACATGGATGGTGAGAACTTTAGAATTGTTTTGG aaaaagacaCTATGGACGTATGGTGCAATGGTAAAAAACTGGAGACAGCA GGTGAGTTTGTAGATGATGGGACTGAAACTCACTTCAGTCTCGGGAACCACGACTGTTACATAAAGGCTGTCAGTAGTGGGAAGCGGAAAGAAGGGATTATTCATACTCTCATTGTGGATAATAGAGAAATCCCAGAGATTGCAAGTTAA
- the LOC105469946 gene encoding fas apoptotic inhibitory molecule 1 isoform X3 has protein sequence MASGDDSPIFEDDESPPYSLEKMTDLVAVWDVALSDGVHKIEFEHGTTSGKRVVYVDGKEEIRKDWMFKLVGRETFCVGAAKTKATINIDAISGFAYEYTLEINGKSLKKYMENRSKTTNTWVLHMDGENFRIVLEKDTMDVWCNGKKLETAGEFVDDGTETHFSLGNHDCYIKAVSSGKRKEGIIHTLIVDNREIPEIAS, from the exons ATGGCATCTGGAGATGACAGTCCTATCTTTGAAGATGATGAAAG cCCTCCTTACAGTCTAGAAAAAATGACAGACCTCGTAGCTGTCTGGGATGTTGCTTTAAGTGACGGAGTCCACAAGATTGAATTTGAACATGGGACTACATCAGGCAAACGAGTAGTATATGTAGATGGAAAG GAAGAGATAAGGAAAGATTGGATGTTCAAATTAGTGGGCAGAGAAACATTCTGTGTTGGAGCTGCGAAGACAAAAGCGACCATAAATATAGATGCTATCAGTGGCTTTGCTTATGAATATACTCTGGAAATTAATGGGAAGAGTCTTAAGAAGTATATGGAGAACAGATCAAAAACCACCAATACTTGGGTATTACACATGGATGGTGAGAACTTTAGAATTGTTTTGG aaaaagacaCTATGGACGTATGGTGCAATGGTAAAAAACTGGAGACAGCA GGTGAGTTTGTAGATGATGGGACTGAAACTCACTTCAGTCTCGGGAACCACGACTGTTACATAAAGGCTGTCAGTAGTGGGAAGCGGAAAGAAGGGATTATTCATACTCTCATTGTGGATAATAGAGAAATCCCAGAGATTGCAAGTTAA